The Streptomyces sp. NBC_00659 genomic interval CTCAGACGATAGGACCAGAGCCCTCGTCAGCGGAAGTCTTCTCGCGGGCCGTTCGGCGACGTCGGTGTCGGGGCTGGGACGGTGGACCTGGTAGAGATCGAGGTGGTCGGTGCCGAGGCGCCGCAGGGAGTTCTCGACCTCGCGGATGGTCCAGCGCCGCGAGCCGCCGCGCCGGTTGGGGTCGTTCTGGTCCATGGGCATGAAGAACTTGGTCGCCAGGAACACGTCCTCGCGGCGGCCCTTGAGGGCCTTGCCAACGATCTCCTCCGAGACGCTGGCGGAGTACGCGTCGGCGGTGTCGACGAAGTTGAGGCGCAGGCCGGGATCGGCCGGCAGTTCCATCGCCTCGCAGGGCAGCGCGAGATCGCCGACCAGGGGGTGGCGCAGGTTCTTCACGCCGGAGCGGTGGAACTTGACGTCGTGGCGGGCCCACCGGCGGGCGAAGTCCTCGCTCTTCGTCGTCAGCTCTCCGATCAGGTCGGTGAGCGCTTTGTCGTGGGGTGCCCGGCCCGTCTCGGTGCGCAGGAAGGCGACCGCGTCGTCGGCCCCCTTGTCCCAGTCGGACCAGAACTCCTGGCTCGCCGGGTCCAGGAACATGAAGCGGGCGCTGTTCACCGGACCGCGCCGGGCGAACAGCGGGGAGTCGACGGGCAGCCCCGCCTGTTGCGGGGTGATCCGTGCGCGGCGGGTGCTCAGGAACTCGCGGACCTCGGCGGCAGGGGTCTTCCTGTTGCTGTCGGCCATGCTCAGGGTCCGACGGCTTCTCGGGCGGCGGCGCGGGCGGACATGCGGCGGCTCCTCTTGATCGACGTGAATCCTGTGCTGGTCTTTTCACCGTAGATCCGTCGGCGCGCGCCTGCGAGGTACTGCCGTTACCTGGAAGAGCGGTGCCCCCCGTCTGCGCGCCGAGGCGCGGTTTCCTGAAGAAGGATTCCTGGGCAGGGCCAAGGGACCCGGCGCACCGGGACCGGGCCGGGAAAGGGACCGGCCTGAAGGGAGCAGCGCGCGCAGTGCCCCCTGGGCCTGGCCGGCCGCTCAGACCGCGTCGAGGCCGGCTGTGTCCCGGACGGTTCCCTTGCTCTGGGGCAGAGCGGACAGGGACAGGGCGCCGGGTCCGAAGAAGACCAGGAGCAGGAACGCCCAGCAGAACAACGCGGGCGACAGTCCGCCGTTCTGCAGGAGGAAGAGGCCGTCCTTCTGGTGCTCGGTGAAGTAGGCGAAGGCCATGGCCCCCGAGCTGAGGAACGCGGCACTGCGCGTCGCCGCTCCCACGAGTACGAGAACACCGCAGAGCAGTTCGATGACCCCGGCGTACCAGAACGGCCAGTCGCCACGGGGCTTGCTTTCTCTACGTGTTCTCCTCTACGTGCTTTCCTCTACGTGCGCGCGGGATCGTCGGTTCAGTGCGACGTCCTGCCGTTTTACGCCCCGTATCACTTCGAGCGGATCAGCTGTGCCTGCACGCCGTAGTGGTCGGACAGGTAGGCCTGGCGGCCGTCGGCCAGTGTCACCTTGTCCTGGAACACGAGGTCGGCGCCGCCGGTCAGTGTCTCCCCGGCTGCGGCCCGGACCAGTACGTGGTCCAGGGCCGGCGGCGACGGCCATCGGGGTGTGGGCCGGTAGGTCGGACGCTGGTCGCCGGCGAGGATGTCGCGCAGTCCCGCTGTGGCGATGAAATCGGCGAGTAGCGCCGAGTCGCGCGGGATGTTCAGGTCACCGACCACGGCGACGGGCAGGGACGGGCCGACGGCCGCGATCAGCTCGGTGAGCCGGGCCAGTTCGGCAGCTGCGATCCGCGTGTAGCGGTTCGTGGGGGACCAGTCGTCGTCGCGGTTGGCCGACAAGTGGGTGTTCACGACCACCAGTTCACCGTCCGGGGTGGTGACGGACGCCAGCAGGGCGCCCTTGCGCATGAAGAATTCGCCGCGCACCGGGCCCGTCATCGGATACGGCACGAACCGCCATCGGCTGATCGGCCACCGGGACAGCAGCACCAGGCCGCCCTTGAGCAGGACCGTGCCCGAACAGACGACGTGCCGGTATGCGGGAGCGGCACGGCGGATCAGCCGGGCGTTGCGGCGGAACATGACCTCCTGCAGGCAGACGATGTCGTACTCGGAACGGTCGAGTGCCGCGCCGAGGGCACGCAGCCGGGCCGGGACATCGCCGGTGAAGAGGGTGTTCATGGTCAGCAGTCGCAGGGCCTTCACGAACTTGTCACCTTCCGTCCGGTGGCCTGTCGGGCCGTGCGGGGAGCCGCGGCGTTGATCGTACTGTCACCCGTGCCCGCCGAAGCCCGGGGTCGTGGCTGGGCGCTGTCGCGAGAGCCGGCAGAGCGCGGGCGGGGGCCGTCGGCCCCTGCCCGCGCTCGTGGAACAACGCTCGTGGAACAACGCTCGTGGAACAACGTGCGGGGGCCGACAGCCCGCCGCACGGATGACCTGAGGACGGATGACCCGAGGTCAGGTGACCTGAGGACGGGTGACCTGAGGTCGGAGCAGGTCTAGGCCGACAGTCCCCACACCGCGTACGCGAGCGCGTCCGCGTGCCGGTTCAGCGCCGTGTCGTTGATGTTCGACGACGTGTCGCACGAGGAGTGGTAGCAGGCGTCGAAGGCCTTGCCCGCGGTGCCGCCCCACTTGGCGGCCTGGGCGGACGTCTTGATGTAGTCGGCGCCGCTGAACAGGCCGCCGACGGGGATTCCCGCGTTCTTGAAGGGCGCGTGGTCCGAGCGTCCGTCGCCCTCGGTCTCGATCTCCGTGGAGACGCCGATCCCGGTGAAGTACGTCTTGAAGGTCTTCTCGATGGTCGCGTCGTCGTCGTAGACGAAGTACCCCGGGTTCGGCGAACCGATCATGTCGAAGTTCAGGTAGCCGCTGATCTTCGAACGGTTCGCGGTGGTAAGGCTGTTGACGTAGTAGCGCGAGCCCACCATGCCCAGCTCCTCCGCGCCCCACCAGGCGAACCGGAGGTGCTTGGTGGGCTGGTAGCCGGCCCGGGCCACGGCGAGTGCCGTCTCCAGCACGGCCGCCGAACCGGAGCCGTTGTCGTTGATGCCGGGGCCCGCGGTCACGCTGTCCAGGTGGGAGCCGGCCATGACGACCTTGCCGGTGTCACCGCCCGGCCAGTCGGCGATCAGGTTGTAGCCGGTGCTGCCGCTGGAGGTGAACTGCTGGACGGTCGTGGTGAACCCGGCCGCGTCCAGCTTGGCCTTGACGTAGTCGAGGGAGGCCTTGTAGCCGGCGCGGCCGTGCGCGCGGTTGCCGCCGTTGGCGGTGGCGATGGACTGGAGCTGGGTGAGGTGGGCCTTGACGTTGGCCACGGGGATGTCGGGCGCGGCGGCCGCTGCCACGGGGGCGGGGGCCGCCCCGGCTATGGAACCGCCGGTGAGCAGCACGGCGGCCGAGGCGACAGCGGTCGCCGAGGCGCGCCCAGGAATGGAGAGCTTCATGTGGGGGGCTCCGAATTCCAGGAAATCCCGGCGGAGTTCTCACGAGGGGTGCGTGAGGTGTCCGGGGATTCCACGGTGAGTGGGGTGCCTGGATGGTGAAGGTGGGACTGACTCAGCGTCAAGAGTGGTATTCGGTCACGCGCGTTCGCATACCGGATACTCCCCCGGGTGCCGGTTCCGTCCGCAGCGAGTACGGGGGCCACCGCCCGGCGCCGACAGCCGGCGGACCGGCCCTGAATCCTTTGCCCGGACCCGCCGTGCTTCTCGTGTCCGCGCGGCAATGGCATCCGGCCACGGGGCCTCGGCAAAATCCCGTTGGCGAACCACGGCGAGCGTTGCTACTCTCCGGGAGGCCGTGCGAGAGAACGAGGAGGTGGTACCCGTGAACGCAGTATCGACATGGGTGCTCCCCTCCGGGGCCACGGTCGGGCGATAGGTCGTCCGGGAGCGCCACTCTGAGCCCTCCCGAAAGGCACGACCGTGCACTTCATTTCCGAACAGCGCCTCGACGACGGCGTCCTCGAGCGCGAATTCACCCTCGGCGACATCCCCGGCACCCTGTGGACGCCCGAGTCCGCCGCACCGGCCCCGCTGGTCCTGATGGCCCACAACAACGGCCTGCCCAAGGCGGAACCCCGGCTGGTGGCCCGGGCCCGGTACACCGCGGCGCGCGGCTACGCGGTGGCCACCATCGACGCCGCCGGGTGCGGTGACCGTCCCCGTTCCGCCGCCGACGAGCAGGCCCGTGCCGACCTCCGGCGGGCGATGCAGGCCGGAGAGCAGGTCGACGAGATCTTCGAGTCCTTCATCGGCCCGCTGGTCGAAAACGCGGTCCCGGAATGGCGGACCACTCTGGACGCCCTTCTTGAGCTGCCCGAGATCGGCGGCCCGGTCGGCTACTCCGGGGGGTGGACCGCCCTCGGCATCCGCCTCGCCGTGGCCGAGCCGCGCATCGCGGCCGCGGGCTTCTTCGCCGGGGGGTACGTGCCCCGTGCCCAGCGCGAGGAGGCCCGGCAGGTCACCATTCCGCTGCTGTTCCTGCTGCAGTGGGACGACCAGGGCAATCCCCGGCAGCGGGCCCTGGACCTGTTCGACGCCTTCGGCAGCAAGGAGAAGACGCTGCACGCCAATCCGGGCGGGCACACCGGCACCCCGTGGTTCGAGCTGGAGGACGGGTGCCGGTTCTTGGACCGACACCTGAAGTAAGGCCGGGCCGCCCGGCGGGCAGCAGACGTTAGGCGGTGTCGGCCAGGCCACCGTCATAGAGGAGGACAGGTCCCGGCCCTCCTCTATGACGGTGGCCGACAGATGCACACCCGCCCCGATCGCGGCGGTACCGGGCATCGGCGGTACCGGCCGGTCGGGGCGGCGCTCGGCCACCAGCGCCGGCCATCAGCCGGGCCGGGGGCGGCCGACAGCGCACGACCCTCTTGTCCGACCGCTGCTCGGTTGCCGATGCCTGTGCTTTGGTGCTCTTGAGCGGCAAGGGTCTGATCGGCCCGATCGATCACCCACTGACGACTGACCGAGGGCAGCCAGCGGTCCGTCAGCGAGGCTGCCGCCCAACTCGGACAGTTCATCGGGCGTCCTCACTCAGTGGCCGGCCGGCCCGAGCTGGATGGATGCCGCGTCGACCGTCTGAGCCAGCAGGACTGCAATGGTCATGGGCCCGACCCCACCGGGGACCGGTGCGATCAGGCGGGCGCGAGTGCGGGCGGTGTCGAAGTCGACGTCGCCGACGTTGCCAGGGTTGTACCCGGCGTCGATCAGGCAGTCCGAAACTCATCGCCCCGAAGGAGCTCATCGTGACCCCGTCGACGTCCTTCTCCGGCGCGATGGACTCGAATGCCGCCCGCTCATCGATGTGAGGGCCTACGGGGTGCTGAAGCAAGATGCCGTGCACTCCGGCGTCCCGCGAGAGGGACTGGAGGGTCTCCACCAGCTCAGCCGCTGTAGTGGCGGCAGGCAGGCTGACAAGCCGGGACTCGATGCCCGCCTTCGCGCAACGGGCCCGCTTCATCCGAACATAGGTCACCGATGCCGGATCTTCACCCACCAGCACCGTTGCGAGGCAAGGCGTCACGCCGACACGCCGCGCAAGCTCTGCCGCCTTGTCCGACGTCTCCTCGACGATGCGTCGGGCAAGGCCAACACCGTCCATAAGTCGGGCTGTCTGTGCCTAGGACATGATCCCCTTACTTCGCTTGCGCCCCGGGAGGGCCGTCTGCTCGACGGCCGCCACCCACCCCCGCGCGACCGAGGCGTGGGCCGACACCGACCACCGCATCAAAGCCATCGACCACGACGCACGGCTGGGCGTCGACGCCGAAGTCGTCCAACGCGACCGCGGAATCAAAGGATTCAAACTCATCCCCCGACGCCGGGTCGTCGAGCGGACCCTCGGCCGGCTGATGCACCACCGCCACCTCGCCCGGGACCATCAGACCCACCCCACCGCTCCGAAGCCATGATCCACATCGCCATGACCGACCTCATGGCCCGCCGCCTCACCAGCGAGAACACCATCTCCTGGCGCGACCCGACACCGCAGGACAAACAGCATATTCCGGGATGAAACAACGGGAGAAAACGACCTCTCAGGACGGACGCGGTCGGATCTCCCGGCCGCAAGAGGCTCGGCCGGGAGATCCGACCGAGCCTCTTGCCTGAACCGCCGGCCACGCCACGAACGGGTCACGTGGTGCGGCCCCGGGAATCCGCCTCGTCAGAACAGCTTCCGTCGTCCGGCTCCGGCGGCTGTGGCCGCGGCGCCGGCGGCATGGCCTACGGAACGAGCTTCAGCAGTTTGTTCGGTGAACCCGACCCGATTCCGCTGAGGACTCCGCTGGTCGCGCCGTTGACCAGCGCGCTGCCCACGCTTGCCGGGGAGGCGCCCGGGTGTGCCGTCAGGTAGAGGGCGGCGGCCCCGGAGACGTGCGGGGCGGCGAACGATGTGCCGTTGCCCGTGTACGTGGCCGAGTCGGAGGTGTTCCAGGCCGCAGTGATGCCGGAGCCCGGGGCGAAGAGGTCCACCCGGGAGCCGTAGTTGGAGTAGCTCGCCCGTGCGTCGCTGCTCGTCGTCGCGCCGACCGTCAGCGCCTCTGTGACCCGGGCCGGGGAGTAGTTCGACGCCAGGGCGCCGGAGTTGCCCGCCGCGACGGAGTACGTCACCCCGGAGGCGATCGAGTTCTTCACCGCGGTGTCCAGCGAGGTGCTGGCCCCGCCGCCGAGGGAGACATTGGCGACGGAGTCGGCCACGTGATGGGCGGTGATCCAGTCCACGCCCGCGATGACCCCGGCGGTCGTGCCGGAGCCGTCGTTGCCGAGAACCCGGACGGCGACGATCTTCGCCTTCTTGGCCACGCCGTAGGTGGTGCCTGCGGCGACGGTCGCGACGAAGGTCCCGTGGCCGTAGCCGTCCTGCGCGGTGGCGTCGTTGTCGACGAAGTCCCACCCGTAGGAGGCGCGGCCCGCGATGTCCTGGTGGGTGATGCGCACACCGGTGTCCAGGACGTACACGGTCGACCCGCTGCCCCCGGCGTCGGGGTAGGTGTAGGTGCCGTTCAGCGGAAGGTTCGTCTGGTCGGTCCGGTCCAGGCCCCAGGGAGCGCTGGTCTGCGTACCGAGCGTGCGGACGACCTGGTCCTGCTCGACCGATGCGACCTCGGGGTCGGCCGCCAGCCTTCTGGCCTGGGCGCCGGTGAGTTGGACGGCGTAGCCGTTGAGCGCGGAGGTGAACGTCCGCCTGACGGTGCCTCCGTACTGGGACACCAGGCCCTTGCCGCGTGCGGCGGTGGCCTTGAAGCCGGCGTTCTTCTTGAGCGTGACGATGTAGCTGCCGGGAACGGCATGGGAGGAATTCGCCCCCAGGACGGTTCCCTCGGCCGGTGCGGCCTGGGCGGGGAGGGCGGAAAGGGTGCCGACTGCTGTCGCTGCGGCGGCTGTTGTGGCGATCGCCGCGGCGATGCGCCGCTTCATGGTGCGTACTGCTGCCATGTGGAGAGGTCCTTTGCGATCGGGCACGGGAGTCCTGGTGCGGATCCCGGCCGAACCATGCGAGGCACTCGGATCGGTGCCACAGAGCGACCATGGGTTCCGCACCCGACGGTCGAAAAGGGATTACATGCACACGTCATGAACCCGTCATGTGTGGCCATCGTGCGCAGTACTGCGGCCACAAGGGGCCACGTCCGCTTACGAGTTGGTGCGCGACAGAGGTGGCACATCCCGCGATCGTCAGCCGCGGTGGTGCGGGTCAGCAGGTTGTCGAGGGTTGACCTTCGCATCGGTGTGATGGTTGTGCAATCGAGTCATGGACAGGGACTTGGACAGGGACTCGATGGACCCCGGATCGTTTCGGCTCGGTCTGGCGCTGGAGGGCACGGGCTGGCACCCCGCCTCGTGGCTGCTCTCGTCGGTGACGGATGCCGAAGAAGTCTTCAGCGGCGGCTACTGGACGAACTGGGGGCGCGCGGCCGCGTCGGGCGGCATCGACTTCGTCACGCTCGAGGACGGCCTGAGCCTGCAGACCGACCGGTTCGGTACCGCCGACCAGGCCCGTGACCGGGTGCGCGGCAGACTCGATCCCGTCGTCACCGCGGCACTCCTGCTGGCGACGACGGACATCGGCGAGGTGGTGGTCTCGCGCAATGTGACGCACACCAACCCGTTCCACGTCGCCGCCCAGATGGCGTCCTTGGCGGCCATCGGGCCGGGCCGGGTGACGTGGCGGCCGCAGGTCTCCGCCGACGCGCGCGATGCCACGGCGGTCGGTGGCCCTGCGACGCCCCAGCTGCGGCCCGAGGACATATACGTCCCGACCCGCATCGCGCGCCGGCTGCGGGATCTGTTTCGTGACGCCGAGGACTACGTGCGAACGGTGCGCGAGCTGTGGCGGACGTTTCCCGCCGGGAGCCTGGGCTCCGGGGACACGTTCCTGCACCGGGACAAGGTCGCCCCGCTGCGGCTCACCGGGACGGAAAGGTACCCGGCGGCCGGCCCGCT includes:
- a CDS encoding S8 family peptidase — translated: MAAVRTMKRRIAAAIATTAAAATAVGTLSALPAQAAPAEGTVLGANSSHAVPGSYIVTLKKNAGFKATAARGKGLVSQYGGTVRRTFTSALNGYAVQLTGAQARRLAADPEVASVEQDQVVRTLGTQTSAPWGLDRTDQTNLPLNGTYTYPDAGGSGSTVYVLDTGVRITHQDIAGRASYGWDFVDNDATAQDGYGHGTFVATVAAGTTYGVAKKAKIVAVRVLGNDGSGTTAGVIAGVDWITAHHVADSVANVSLGGGASTSLDTAVKNSIASGVTYSVAAGNSGALASNYSPARVTEALTVGATTSSDARASYSNYGSRVDLFAPGSGITAAWNTSDSATYTGNGTSFAAPHVSGAAALYLTAHPGASPASVGSALVNGATSGVLSGIGSGSPNKLLKLVP
- a CDS encoding LLM class flavin-dependent oxidoreductase; this encodes MDRDLDRDSMDPGSFRLGLALEGTGWHPASWLLSSVTDAEEVFSGGYWTNWGRAAASGGIDFVTLEDGLSLQTDRFGTADQARDRVRGRLDPVVTAALLLATTDIGEVVVSRNVTHTNPFHVAAQMASLAAIGPGRVTWRPQVSADARDATAVGGPATPQLRPEDIYVPTRIARRLRDLFRDAEDYVRTVRELWRTFPAGSLGSGDTFLHRDKVAPLRLTGTERYPAAGPLTVPALSTPKVAVLAHHALEPYRLAAAVADRVFVTPSQEHPVSSLLPAFREIERLTPDATETEVYADVAVVLGDTGEHAKARLARLDEAAGFAWAPDTHVFVGTADHLARELARWREQFGLRGVRLRPAVLSDDGDRIVRELVR
- a CDS encoding M28 family metallopeptidase; protein product: MKLSIPGRASATAVASAAVLLTGGSIAGAAPAPVAAAAAPDIPVANVKAHLTQLQSIATANGGNRAHGRAGYKASLDYVKAKLDAAGFTTTVQQFTSSGSTGYNLIADWPGGDTGKVVMAGSHLDSVTAGPGINDNGSGSAAVLETALAVARAGYQPTKHLRFAWWGAEELGMVGSRYYVNSLTTANRSKISGYLNFDMIGSPNPGYFVYDDDATIEKTFKTYFTGIGVSTEIETEGDGRSDHAPFKNAGIPVGGLFSGADYIKTSAQAAKWGGTAGKAFDACYHSSCDTSSNINDTALNRHADALAYAVWGLSA
- a CDS encoding DoxX family protein, yielding MGAATRSAAFLSSGAMAFAYFTEHQKDGLFLLQNGGLSPALFCWAFLLLVFFGPGALSLSALPQSKGTVRDTAGLDAV
- a CDS encoding dienelactone hydrolase family protein — translated: MHFISEQRLDDGVLEREFTLGDIPGTLWTPESAAPAPLVLMAHNNGLPKAEPRLVARARYTAARGYAVATIDAAGCGDRPRSAADEQARADLRRAMQAGEQVDEIFESFIGPLVENAVPEWRTTLDALLELPEIGGPVGYSGGWTALGIRLAVAEPRIAAAGFFAGGYVPRAQREEARQVTIPLLFLLQWDDQGNPRQRALDLFDAFGSKEKTLHANPGGHTGTPWFELEDGCRFLDRHLK
- a CDS encoding endonuclease/exonuclease/phosphatase family protein — protein: MKALRLLTMNTLFTGDVPARLRALGAALDRSEYDIVCLQEVMFRRNARLIRRAAPAYRHVVCSGTVLLKGGLVLLSRWPISRWRFVPYPMTGPVRGEFFMRKGALLASVTTPDGELVVVNTHLSANRDDDWSPTNRYTRIAAAELARLTELIAAVGPSLPVAVVGDLNIPRDSALLADFIATAGLRDILAGDQRPTYRPTPRWPSPPALDHVLVRAAAGETLTGGADLVFQDKVTLADGRQAYLSDHYGVQAQLIRSK
- a CDS encoding STM3941 family protein, which encodes MADSNRKTPAAEVREFLSTRRARITPQQAGLPVDSPLFARRGPVNSARFMFLDPASQEFWSDWDKGADDAVAFLRTETGRAPHDKALTDLIGELTTKSEDFARRWARHDVKFHRSGVKNLRHPLVGDLALPCEAMELPADPGLRLNFVDTADAYSASVSEEIVGKALKGRREDVFLATKFFMPMDQNDPNRRGGSRRWTIREVENSLRRLGTDHLDLYQVHRPSPDTDVAERPARRLPLTRALVLSSEPVIRNGVPLPPTVYPLAKRRVWAMLAGSLVFVALGIGFLVAHSTMKMTVAGALAVPFFGFCSVVIIQRLLRGRPELVLDDAGVDHVRLGRFGWDEISAVRIREQRVRNTSQRFIELVLHDPDAYLARAPKLVRSTASMNARLGFGPANMATNTLPVAPEAVLDAMRRHRPGLAVQR